One window of the Rhipicephalus sanguineus isolate Rsan-2018 chromosome 4, BIME_Rsan_1.4, whole genome shotgun sequence genome contains the following:
- the LOC119390014 gene encoding mite group 2 allergen-like Ixo r 2, with product MIRFVACLLLCGLAAGQRRDINYEDCGSKAKVLSAQIEPCDSDPCVMKRGTKPKVYFTVTSDQDTATAKLDAKISVFGVELPVPGLENDLCKNMVECPISKGQTYSGVMEVFVPEFAPVMKTYVSLKVLGDDGVSVCAKTPVLIE from the exons ATGATTCGCTTCGTGGCTTGCCTTCTCCTGTGCGGCTTGGCCGCTGGACAGCGCAGGGACATCAACTACGAAGACTGCG GCAGCAAGGCGAAGGTCCTCTCAGCCCAAATAGAGCCTTGCGACTCCGACCCCTGCGTGATGAAGCGCGGCACGAAGCCCAAGGTCTACTTCACCGTTACCTCTG ATCAGGACACCGCGACGGCCAAGCTGGATGCCAAAATCAGCGTGTTCGGTGTCGAACTTCCGGTTCCCGGCCTGGAGAATGATCTGTGCAAGAACATGGTGGAGTGTCCGATCAGCAAGGGCCAGACCTACTCCGGCGTCATGGAAGTGTTCGTGCCTGAATTCGCACCCGTG ATGAAGACATACGTCTCGCTCAAGGTGTTGGGCGACGACGGCGTCAGCGTCTGCGCCAAGACACCCGTCCTGATTGAATAA